The stretch of DNA ATCATCATAGAACAGCAAACGACTGGTGCATTTACCCAATGTATGATTGGACGCATGGTGAAAGCGATTATATAGAACAAATATCACATTCATTATGCTCTTTAGAATTTAAGCCCCACAGAGCCCTTTACGATTGGTTTTTAGATCAGATTATAGACACAGCTCTTGTAAGACCAAAGCAGCGTGAATTTGCGCGTTTAAACTTAAGTTATACCATTATGAGTAAGCGTAAGTTGCTTCAATTGGTTAATGATGGTGTGGTAAGCGGATGGGATGACCCACGTATGCCAACCATTTCGGGCTTGCGTCGTCGTGGTTATACACCAAATGCCATTAGAAAATTTGTGGAGACGGTTGGTGTTGCTAAACGTGATAATGTCATTGATGTTTCACTTTTAGAATTCTGTATTCGTGAAGATTTGAATAAAACGGCACCACGCGTGATGGCTGTTTTAGACCCTGTAAAACTGGTTATTACAAATTATCCTGAAGATAAAGAAGAATGGCTAGAGGCTGAGAATAATCAAGAAGATAAAAATGCCGGATTTAGAAAAGTACCTTTTTCCCGTGAGTTGTATATTGAAAAAGACGATTTTAAAGAAGAGGCTGGTAATAAGTTTTTTAGATTAAAATTAGGAGGTGAGGTTCGCCTTAAAAATGCGTACATAATTAAAGCTGAAGGTGTTAAAAAAGATGTAGATGGGAATGTTATAGAAATTCATTGTACCTATTCAGAAGACACCGCTAAAAAAGTAAAAGGAACGTTACATTGGGTATCTATTAAGCACGCTATAAAAGCGGAGGTTAGAGAATACGATCGCTTGTTTATGGACGAGGCTCCGGATAGTCATCAAGACAAAGATTTTATGGATTTTATAAATCCTAATTCGTTAAAAGTTATTGAAGCTTTCGTTGAGCCAAGTTTAAAAAATGCTAAAATAGGAGATAGGTTTCAATTTCAACGTTTAGGCTATTTTAATGTAGATAACGATGCTACTTCAGAAAAGATCATATTCAATAAAACAGTTGGGTTACGTGATTCTTGGGCTAAGGCTAAACAGAAGTCTGCACAAAATAATTCAAAGCAAAAGCAACAAAATAACAAATCGCAACAGTCAAAACGAAAAGCGATTGATGTTATTCAGCAACTAGGAAAAAAGTATACTAATTTACCAGAATTAAAACAGCAAAAAATAAAAGCGGAAATTCAGGAGCTTGCTAAAAATGTGACTTACGAAGAGTTACAGCCGTTATTTAATACTGCTGTTAAAAAAGTAGGAACCAGAATTGCGGTAGTACTTACTTTAGGGGTGTTGTTAGAAAATGGACAAGCCAAAAACGATGCTATAAACGATTTTATTAGCAAAGCTCTGGAAGACAAAAATGAGTTGTTAGTAACTGAGGCTGAGTCTATTTAAAATATGTTTTGAAGTTTATAAAACATTAAAAAACAATATTGATGTTATAATTTTATATATATTTATATCTTAACTATAACTAAAATATTATGGATTTATTAAACTTTCCAGCAATCATTGTTGCTGCAGTTTCGGCATTAGTTGTCGGATTTATTTGGTACAACCCAAAAGTTTTTGGAAATGCTTGGATGCAGGCAGCAGGTATGACAGACGAACAAGTAAAAGGCGGGAATATGGCTAAAATTTTTGGTTTAGCACTATTATTTGCTTTCTTATTAGCAATGTCGCTTCCTGGTATTGTTATT from Flavivirga spongiicola encodes:
- a CDS encoding glutamine--tRNA ligase/YqeY domain fusion protein; its protein translation is MSEERKSLNFIEQIIEEDLSNGMQKDALRFRFPPEPNGYLHIGHTKAIGISFGLGEKYNAPVNLRFDDTNPAKEEQEYVDAIKEDIAWLGYKWDKELFSSDYFQQLYDWAIVFIKEGKAYIDSQSSEAMAEQKGTPTQPGVDSPFRNRSVAENLDLFERMKNGEFEEGSHILRAKIDMQHPNMLMRDPIMYRILKKHHHRTANDWCIYPMYDWTHGESDYIEQISHSLCSLEFKPHRALYDWFLDQIIDTALVRPKQREFARLNLSYTIMSKRKLLQLVNDGVVSGWDDPRMPTISGLRRRGYTPNAIRKFVETVGVAKRDNVIDVSLLEFCIREDLNKTAPRVMAVLDPVKLVITNYPEDKEEWLEAENNQEDKNAGFRKVPFSRELYIEKDDFKEEAGNKFFRLKLGGEVRLKNAYIIKAEGVKKDVDGNVIEIHCTYSEDTAKKVKGTLHWVSIKHAIKAEVREYDRLFMDEAPDSHQDKDFMDFINPNSLKVIEAFVEPSLKNAKIGDRFQFQRLGYFNVDNDATSEKIIFNKTVGLRDSWAKAKQKSAQNNSKQKQQNNKSQQSKRKAIDVIQQLGKKYTNLPELKQQKIKAEIQELAKNVTYEELQPLFNTAVKKVGTRIAVVLTLGVLLENGQAKNDAINDFISKALEDKNELLVTEAESI